Within the Tistrella mobilis genome, the region GGTTATGCGCTTCTGCCGCCAGAGACGACGGGCTCTCGCTTCGCCCTCCCGCTGCTGCTGGTGGTGACGGTATGGGGTGCAATGCTCATGGCCCATAGCTTCGCGATCAGCGGGGCCTGGCCGGAATGCCTCAGCCGCATCAGCGGCAATCCCACCACACGCGTGCTGGCGATCATCCTGTCGGTCCTGACCGCGCTTCTGATGCTGGCAGCACTTCCCACCCAAGCCGATCCTGTATCCAGAGGGCCTGTATCCAGAGGGATCGCCGCGATCGCGGGTTGCGTGATGGTGACCTCGATCGCAGTCGCTCTGTCGCACGGCATCCGTCATCGCGCCAACAACCGGAGTTCCTGATGATCACGACCGTCATTGCGCGCATTCATGCCGTCGATCGGGCGGGCGCCGGCAAAAACTGGCTGCTTGCCGGTCTCGTCGCCGGCACGGTCGTCATCACCGGGATCGGCGACTGGCTGAGTGCGGGGCTTCTTGACATTGCCGCGCTCAGACAGGTGTACGGCGTCACACTGGTGGCCGTCCTCGGCTATGCGGCGCTCCTCAGCCAATTGCCCGCGATGCGCGCTCACCCGGGCCATCAGCGGCCGGGGCGGCCTCTGGCGATCGTCCTGAACCTCACTCTGTTCAGCATCACCATGACACTTCTGGGGGGCTCGCTCGTCTCTCCGCTGCCCGGTGCCTGGATAAACGTCGACAGCCACACGATCGCCGTCGCTCTGGCATTGTATACGACCTTCACACTGTCTCTGCTCCGCGACCCGGCCGTCGCCATGCCGCGATCGCCCGTGATATCGGGCTCGCCGGGCCGCGTCATCGGGCGGCGTCTGCTGCCGGCCGTGACGATCATGGCGCTGGCCGCATCGATGTATTCGGCTGAAATGATGGGCCGCACAGGCGTGACGGCCCTGATCATTCTTGCGGGCAGCATGGCGATCCTGGACATGCGCCGTCTTGCCAGGGGCTGCACGGCATCCGGCCATCTCGCCGAGCCGGCCCCCGAAACCGAAGCCGGCTTCGCGGCGATCGCCCGGGCAGCCCGGCATCTGGGGACCGGCGCCTGCCGGATCTGCATGGTACTGGGCGCTCTGCTGGTCACGAGTGCGGCCTGGCCGCTGCTGACCGGTACCGGTGCAACCCGGATCGTCGGCGGGCTTGGCGCTGCGCTGGCGCTGGTGCCGTTCGCGGCCGCCTGCCTGCTCGCCGAACTCGCCAGGACGCCTCCGGTCAGTTCGCGATCAGCGTGAATGCGGCCCAGGTCTGTTCGGGCACACCGGCCTGTTCCAGCATGATGGAGAGTGTCAGGCCGCGCGGCGAGCGTCGCCGTCGCATCCGCCCCAACTACCCCGGTCCTGAGCACCACCAGCTCGCGCGACAGATCGACCGCCTCGGCCCGGCGCCCTCGTGCATCGGCGGTGCCGATGGCCTCTTCCAGCGCTGCGTCACGCCGGCCCGGATCCTCCGCCGCACCCGCCGGCCATGACAGGAACAACAGCCCATTGATCACGAGAGCGCCCGCTAGGCGGCGTGGCAGCGGAGTAACAGGACGAATCATCGGGCAGGCACTTCCGAAAGCTCAGGATCATCCATTCAAGTCCGATCTCTGGCCTTACGAACAGCAACCTTTCGGTGACCCGCCGAGCCTACGGCCCGCCTGACTATCGATCTGTAACGACGCCATGAAACGGGCCATTCAGCACCAGAGCGCTAACCGGTCGCGGCAACCGACGTTTTCTGCGCCAGCACCTGGCCTGGTTACCGGATCTTCGTCTGGTGTCAGCGGAACGTGCCTCCAGAGTCTTCCGCCCAGGCGTCCAGGGCAGCCTCAAGACGGCCACTTTGCGCCATTCCCCGACTTTCCAACCAAGTCGGCACGATATCTGTAGAGCGTACCAGCTTCATCACACGGTCGGGATGGATCCCCAGACCAATGGCGGAGAATGGACGCAGTACGGCCGCAATGCTCATCAAAACTCCACGTGGTACAAGGTAGGTCTTAGCACGCGGAAAGTGCTTACGACGAAACGCCTCGATAATCTGCTCGATGGTATAACGATCTGGATAGACGCCATTAAAGCGCACAAAGCGCTCTCCGAGAGCATCCACCGCCAGCATGGCATCGACCAGATCCCCCACATAAAAACAGGCCTTAATAGTGTCTTTGCGGCCCGGATATACAAAAAATCCACGCCTCAAAAGAGCGGCAAGACGGGTAAAATTACCGCCCTCTCCTTTGCCAAAGATGACACCAGGACGTACAATGACAAGCCGCCGATCCTCCGCCTCATCCAGCCACGCCTGATGAATGCGTTCAGCCAGAACTTTCGACGCGCCATAGGCTGAGTTGGGATTAGGAGGCGTTGTCTCTGATTTTGTCTCTTCGCTCGCTCCATAAACTGAAATTGAGCTGGTAAATATGAGGTTCCGAACGCCATGCCGGCGCGCGAACGCCGTCACTTCCGTGGCACCCAAGACATTAGTTTCATAATATTCATGGGCCTCATGACCAGGCGTTGTATGAACGGCCGTAAAATTAAAGATCTTGCGAATTGGGCCTTCAATTTTAAATCCGGAGAGATCACGCACATCGACCACGTGATACTCAACGCCGTCGACAGGAGATTTCGGCTGACGATGATCTGCAGACACCAACCGCGCATCAGTTGTTGCTGCAAGCTTACGGAGAAGGTGAGTGCCGATGAAACCCGCACCGCCAAACACCAAAATCACTTCACGCATCAGCCGTCCTCAATGACTTATTCCGAGCAGGCTGGCGCGCGTCCCCCTTAGTGGGAGCGACCTCTCCAGCCCTGCAACAAGATAGCACGCAAGCTCGGCCACCAACATGACCGAAATAGGCCGCCTGAGTTCGGTCTGCCGCCGAAGACACCGGCCATATGCAACCGGACCGCGTTCTCCTGAACATGTCTTCAGGGGTTACATGGCCTCCTGGATCAGGACCGGATCAACCTCGCATGAGGGAATCATCATGGGACTCCGATGACGTACGACCATGAGGAACACCGTATCTCGGCTTCTCCGGCTGTCGCACGAAGAGCCGGTGCAGATCGACCGCGTCTGGGTGTGATGAGTCCGGAGCCTATTGCCTGGCGAGAGCCACCATTATCATGACTCCATCGACCCCATCCACGGGCTGCGCGCCAAGCCACCGGAGGCCGAAGCCCGGCCCGGCCCGCCAGCCGGCCGCTTCCGCGGCATCGACCACCGCCGCCTCGGCCAGGGCGGCGACACCGGCCTTGCGGGTGTGCTTCTCGATCTTGGCCGCCAGGTTGACCGGGGCGCCGATCACGGTCAGTTCCAGCCGGCTTTCATCGCCGACCGCACCGAAGACCACCCGGCCTCCGGCAATGCCGATGCCGATCGCGACCGCATCCAGCCCGCCCAGCCGGCGGGCCTCGTTCCAGCGGGCCACCGCATCCAGCACGGCGGTGGCCGCCGCCATCGCCCGGGCGCCATGGGCCGGGTCGGGCGCGACGGCGCCGAAGGTCGCCATGATGCCGTCGCCCAGAAACTTGTCGATGGCACCGCCCTCGGCCTGGATCACCGGCACCAGCCGGGCCTGGTATTCGGCCAGCAGGCTCATCAGCGCATCCGGCGCCAGCCGCTCGCTCATCCGGGTGAAGCCGCGGATATCGATCATCATGATCGTCGCCTCGCGCTCGGCCCCCGAACCCGGGGTCATCGCCAGCCCGGTCTCGGCGATGCGCCGGGCGACGTCGGGTGCGAAGAACCGGGCGAGCGAGGCCCGGGCCGCACCCTCTTCCTCGGCACGCACCAGCAGGGCCCGCGCCCGGGCGAGACCGGCCGCCAGCACCACCGTCACCACCAGGATGACCACGATCTTGTCGATCTCGGCGCCGATCAGAACCAGCGGCCCGCTCATATAGGCGACATAGTCGCGGGTGATCACCCCCATGCCGCCGCCCTCCCAGAGGGCATAGAACAGCAGCGCCAGCCAGCCGCCTGCAGCCGCCATCCCCGCCAGCAGCACATAGCGCGGCTCGAAGCGCAGGCAGCGCAGCGCGATGAAGATAAACACATAGATGAAGGTCGGCGCCTTCAGATAGAAGGCGGCGGGCTGGTGGTACTGGATGTGGAAGCTCCAGATCAGCCCGATCAGCAGCGCCATGTCGGCCACCACCGACAGGGCCAGATACCAGCCCGGCAGCGGCCCCAGATAGGCGAGCTTCAGCCGGATGACGGTGAAGACGGTGTAGATGCCCAGCGCCCAGGGCACCGGCATGAACATGAGGTCCGAGCCCCCTGCCTTGGGGCTGGCCAGATAAAGCGTGCCGAAGAGCAGGATGATGCCGACCTGCGCCCAGCCGACCAGACGTTCGGCCCCGGCCTCGGCCTCGGCGATCGCCATCTGCAACCGCGCCGGCATGTTTCCCGACGGCCGGCGTACCCATCCGAACCTCATCCCTCGTCCCCCGCGCAGCCTTGTCGCGCTCCGAGCTTAGGGCGAGCCGGTTTCGGGGCCAAGGGTGAGACCGTCCCCGTCGACAGCGACCACGTTTCGGCCGCATCATGTGGCGCCGCCCCGATCAGGAGATACCGCCCCCCATGTATCGTCTGCACATCGCCAACAAGCACTATTCATCCTGGTCGCTCCGCCCCTGGGTGCTGATGCGGACGCTGAACATCCCCTTCGAAGAGGTGCTCACCCCCTTCGACGGCGCGATGAACTGGCACCGCTTCCGGGCCTTCTCTCCCACCGGCACCGTTCCCTGCCTGGAAGCCGGCGACATCGTGGTCTGGGAATCGCTCGCCATCGTCGAATTCCTGGCCGAACGTCATGCCGGCGTCTGGCCGGCCGATCCGGCCGCCCGTGCCTGGGCGCGCGCCGCCGCAGCTGAAATGCATGCCGGCTTCTCCACCCTGCGCAACCGCTGCCCCATGGCGGTGGGGGTGCGGGTCAGGCTTCGTGACCATCCCCCGGCGCTGGCCCGCGATCTGGCCCGGCTGGCGGAACTCTGGGCCGAGGGTCTCGGCCGGTTCGGCGGCCCCTTCCTCGCCGGCAACCGGTTCAGCGCCGTCGATGCCTTCTTCGCCCCCGTGGCCTTCCGCCTTCAGAGCTACGGTCTGGTTCCGGGCGGTGCGGCCGATGTCTACGCCCGTCACCTGCTCGCCCAGCCGGCCATGGCCGACTGGTATGCCGCAGGCCTGGCCGAACCCTGGCGCGATGCCGCACACGAGGCCGATATCGCCGCGACCGGCACCGTGCTCACCGACCTCCGCGCGCCCCTGAAAGGTTGAGCCGGATGGCCGTCGACATCCCCTATGTCCGCGAGATGAGCTTCGATTACGGCCGCCTGGAAGAGGTGGCGCCGGGCCTGCGCCGGATCGTCGCCCGCAATCCCTCGGCCTTCACCTATTATGGCACCGGCACCTATGTGGTCGGACGGGGCCGGGTGGCGGTGATCGATCCGGGGCCGCGCATCGCCGCCCATGTCGATGCCCTGCTCGACGGGCTGGGGGACGAGACGGTCAGCCACATCCT harbors:
- a CDS encoding NAD-dependent epimerase/dehydratase family protein, with product MREVILVFGGAGFIGTHLLRKLAATTDARLVSADHRQPKSPVDGVEYHVVDVRDLSGFKIEGPIRKIFNFTAVHTTPGHEAHEYYETNVLGATEVTAFARRHGVRNLIFTSSISVYGASEETKSETTPPNPNSAYGASKVLAERIHQAWLDEAEDRRLVIVRPGVIFGKGEGGNFTRLAALLRRGFFVYPGRKDTIKACFYVGDLVDAMLAVDALGERFVRFNGVYPDRYTIEQIIEAFRRKHFPRAKTYLVPRGVLMSIAAVLRPFSAIGLGIHPDRVMKLVRSTDIVPTWLESRGMAQSGRLEAALDAWAEDSGGTFR
- a CDS encoding adenylate/guanylate cyclase domain-containing protein, with the protein product MAIAEAEAGAERLVGWAQVGIILLFGTLYLASPKAGGSDLMFMPVPWALGIYTVFTVIRLKLAYLGPLPGWYLALSVVADMALLIGLIWSFHIQYHQPAAFYLKAPTFIYVFIFIALRCLRFEPRYVLLAGMAAAGGWLALLFYALWEGGGMGVITRDYVAYMSGPLVLIGAEIDKIVVILVVTVVLAAGLARARALLVRAEEEGAARASLARFFAPDVARRIAETGLAMTPGSGAEREATIMMIDIRGFTRMSERLAPDALMSLLAEYQARLVPVIQAEGGAIDKFLGDGIMATFGAVAPDPAHGARAMAAATAVLDAVARWNEARRLGGLDAVAIGIGIAGGRVVFGAVGDESRLELTVIGAPVNLAAKIEKHTRKAGVAALAEAAVVDAAEAAGWRAGPGFGLRWLGAQPVDGVDGVMIMVALARQ
- a CDS encoding glutathione S-transferase family protein, with translation MYRLHIANKHYSSWSLRPWVLMRTLNIPFEEVLTPFDGAMNWHRFRAFSPTGTVPCLEAGDIVVWESLAIVEFLAERHAGVWPADPAARAWARAAAAEMHAGFSTLRNRCPMAVGVRVRLRDHPPALARDLARLAELWAEGLGRFGGPFLAGNRFSAVDAFFAPVAFRLQSYGLVPGGAADVYARHLLAQPAMADWYAAGLAEPWRDAAHEADIAATGTVLTDLRAPLKG